TGCCAAACGTAATTGCTTATGCTTCATATGCAATGCTAGGTTATGAATACTCTTTTTCACCAATGGTGACATCCATTATCTCTATTGTGTTATTTGCAGCAGCCACACACATATCGACCAAAGGCGCATCATGGTTAGGTAAAATATCAGAAATGGTTGCTTATGGTGTATTTGCCCTGTTTGGTATCTATGTTATCGGAGCATTAATGGCGCTTGGTGGCGATCATACCCCTGCTCAACCAATTACGATGGAAGCAATGACACCAACCATTAATTGGGCAACTCTTGGTATTATGTGTTGGATCTTCCAAGCTGCCGGTGGTGCAGAAACCGCAGCGGCTTATTTAAAAGACGTAAAAGGTGGTCAAAAAACCTTTATTAAAGTCATTATCGCAGCAGGTATTTTAATTGGTGCTATGTACGCTGTTGGTTCTTTACTTGTAAATGTGTTCATTCCACGTGAAAGCTTAACGTATGCTGGCGGTATGGTTGAAATATTTACCGGTATGGCTCAGTACTTCAATATTTCTGAAGCTCTAGTCGGTCGTTTTGTTGGTATCGTTCTATTCATCGCAATGTTTGGCTCAATGATGATGTGGACCGCTGCACCAGTTAAAATCCACTTTTCTGAAATTCCAAAAGGTGTCTATGGTGAAAAAACAACTGAGTTAAATGAGCATGGTGTTCCTGTTCGCGCAGCTTGGTGGCAATTTGCT
The window above is part of the Aliivibrio fischeri ATCC 7744 = JCM 18803 = DSM 507 genome. Proteins encoded here:
- a CDS encoding amino acid permease; protein product: MSESVRGTIGKFALLSMTMAAVFNVRNIVNNNIELGLSSAPIFLLATIVYFIPFVFIIAEFVSANKNSESGMYDWLKQPLGTKMAYLGSFLYWFVNLFWFVSLLPNVIAYASYAMLGYEYSFSPMVTSIISIVLFAAATHISTKGASWLGKISEMVAYGVFALFGIYVIGALMALGGDHTPAQPITMEAMTPTINWATLGIMCWIFQAAGGAETAAAYLKDVKGGQKTFIKVIIAAGILIGAMYAVGSLLVNVFIPRESLTYAGGMVEIFTGMAQYFNISEALVGRFVGIVLFIAMFGSMMMWTAAPVKIHFSEIPKGVYGEKTTELNEHGVPVRAAWWQFAFVFVMLVVNGFGSESVQEMMNTAINLTAGTAMLPPIFIMIAYFVFRLKFDDTPRDFRMGSRHFGMGVVSVLILIFVVSMTASAFPTGVDLMKAFFINVFMTMIFSALAYWWISRFEKKQAKSQELKTATSTK